One window of the Actinomycetota bacterium genome contains the following:
- a CDS encoding Rieske (2Fe-2S) protein: protein MGETHVGPATGIAAKSVTGAGGWAVGRDAEGETFAVSRRCRHLYADLAQGNIAADGCLVCPWHASKYDVSTGRMVRGPQGVFAKVPGLGAAFRALSRVVPLRRGEVVEREGELYVR from the coding sequence GTGGGCGAGACGCACGTCGGACCGGCGACCGGGATCGCCGCAAAGTCGGTGACCGGAGCCGGGGGGTGGGCCGTCGGGCGCGACGCCGAGGGCGAGACGTTCGCCGTCTCGCGGCGCTGCCGCCACCTGTACGCCGATCTGGCGCAGGGCAACATCGCTGCCGACGGCTGTCTCGTGTGTCCGTGGCACGCCTCGAAGTACGACGTCAGCACGGGGCGGATGGTGCGGGGCCCTCAGGGGGTCTTCGCCAAGGTCCCCGGTCTCGGCGCAGCGTTCCGAGCCCTCAGCCGCGTCGTTCCGCTCCGGCGCGGTGAGGTCGTCGAGCGCGAGGGCGAGCTGTACGTCCGCTGA